A window of the Scleropages formosus chromosome 21, fSclFor1.1, whole genome shotgun sequence genome harbors these coding sequences:
- the LOC108920867 gene encoding LIM domain only protein 3-like — translation MLSVQPDAKPKGCAGCSRKIKDRYLLKALDKYWHEDCLKCACCDCRLGEVGSTLYTKANLILCRRDYLRLFGVTGNCAACSKLIPAFEMVMRAKDNVYHLDCFACQLCNQRFCVGDKFFLKNNMILCQTDYEEGLIKEGYAPQVR, via the exons ATGCTCTCCGTCCAGCCGGACGCCAAGCCCAAGGGCTGCGCCGGCTGCAGCCGGAAGATCAAGGACCGCTACCTGTTGAAAGCCCTGGACAAGTACTGGCATGAAGACTGCCTGAAGTGTGCCTGCTGTGACTGCCGGCTAGGAGAGGTGGGCTCCACGCTTTACACCAAAGCTAACCTCATTCTGTGCCGGCGCGACTACCTACG GTTgttcggggtcacagggaactgcgCAGCCTGCAGCAAACTGATCCCTGCCTTTGAGATGGTCATGAGGGCCAAGGACAATGTCTACCACTTGGACTGCTTTGCCTGCCAGCTCTGCAATCAGAG GTTCTGTGTGGGAGACAAATTCTTTCTGAAGAACAACATGATCCTGTGCCAAACTGACTATGAGGAGGGCCTGATAAAGGAAGGCTATGCGCCGCAGGTTCGCTGA